From Laspinema palackyanum D2c, one genomic window encodes:
- a CDS encoding Uma2 family endonuclease codes for MSETVTDINRLAPFPDHTQLPEEDGTFVKNFQEHPQSILLTDSLGPVLEQRHPDGQYCIGQDSGIYWRETDPPEKGAEAPDWFYVPNVPPKLDGEVRRSYVFWRELRAPLIALEFASGNGAEERDRTPLGVSVEGKTVRPGKFWVYEQIIRIPYYGIYEIKSGQLEVYHLTDFSYQMIEPNERGHYPIEPMGVELGLWHGTYQNQNQLWLRWWDLEGNLLLIGSERAELEKQRTEQEKQRAEAAEQRTEQEKQRTEQEKQRAEAAERKAARLAERLRSLGIDPDAEGDI; via the coding sequence ATGAGCGAAACAGTAACCGATATCAACCGCCTAGCGCCATTCCCTGACCATACGCAACTACCAGAAGAAGACGGCACGTTTGTGAAAAATTTTCAGGAGCATCCCCAGAGCATACTACTGACTGATTCCCTCGGACCCGTTTTAGAGCAACGGCATCCGGATGGACAGTATTGTATTGGACAAGATAGCGGCATTTACTGGCGAGAAACGGACCCCCCGGAAAAGGGAGCGGAGGCCCCGGATTGGTTTTATGTGCCGAATGTGCCCCCGAAACTGGATGGGGAGGTGCGTCGTTCTTATGTGTTTTGGCGAGAATTGAGGGCCCCTTTGATTGCCTTAGAGTTTGCCAGTGGCAATGGCGCGGAAGAACGCGATAGAACTCCGCTGGGGGTGTCTGTGGAGGGAAAAACGGTTAGACCGGGTAAGTTTTGGGTGTATGAACAGATTATCCGCATTCCTTACTATGGAATTTATGAAATCAAGTCGGGTCAGTTAGAGGTTTATCATTTGACGGATTTTTCTTATCAAATGATAGAACCGAATGAACGAGGTCATTATCCAATTGAGCCGATGGGAGTGGAGTTGGGATTATGGCATGGGACCTATCAAAATCAAAACCAATTGTGGTTACGGTGGTGGGATTTGGAAGGGAATCTGTTGTTGATTGGTTCGGAACGCGCTGAGTTGGAAAAACAGCGGACGGAACAGGAAAAACAGCGTGCGGAAGCGGCAGAACAGCGAACGGAACAGGAAAAACAGCGAACGGAACAGGAAAAACAGCGTGCGGAAGCGGCAGAACGGAAAGCGGCACGATTAGCGGAACGTTTGCGATCGCTCGGAATTGACCCGGATGCGGAGGGGGATATCTAA